In the Malania oleifera isolate guangnan ecotype guangnan chromosome 1, ASM2987363v1, whole genome shotgun sequence genome, one interval contains:
- the LOC131145632 gene encoding vascular-related unknown protein 4-like translates to MERSLDSMSRADLSSEARTSAAPSDEESGWTIYFEDFLNNNNKKGQMTSSVHADDDHHHYHQYESSSLVSDATSYAAKTKYAHKDVKVPAGRGLSLDSKLSFKKRKTKRPLADDDALEDTASSPVNSPKVYNLKKLDMDLKEKDNMEDISMERGSASRQMDEKSEEFGFVGRDGDCRDLKKRGLCVVPLSLLASYLD, encoded by the exons ATGGAGCGCTCCTTGGATTCTATGAGCAGAGCTGATCTCTCTTCCGAAGCAAGAACAAGTGCAGCTCCCTCTGATGAGGAGAGTGGCTGGACCATCTACTTTGAAGATTTtctaaacaacaacaacaaaaaaggaCAGATGACTAGTTCTGTCCATGCTGATGAcgatcatcatcattatcatcaatATGAGAGCTCTTCTCTGGTTTCAGATGCCACTTCTTATGCTGCAAAAACAAAGTATGCCCATAAAGATGTGAAGGTGCCAGCAGGACGTGGGTTATCTTTGGACAGTAAACTGAGCTTTAAGAAGAGAAAAACTAAAAGGCCTCTGGCAGATGATGATGCTTTGGAGGATACTGCTAGCTCTCCTGTTAATAGTCCCAAG GTCTACAATTTGAAAAAGTTGGACATGGACTTGAAGGAGAAAGATAATATGGAAGACATTTCAATG GAGAGAGGAAGTGCTTCTAGGCAGATGGATGAGAAAAGTGAAGAATTTGGTTTTGTAGGGAGGGATGGTGACTGCAGAGACCTGAAGAAAAGGGGGCTTTGCGTAGTCCCTTTGTCATTGTTAGCAAGCTACCTTGATTGA